A genomic region of Eucalyptus grandis isolate ANBG69807.140 chromosome 5, ASM1654582v1, whole genome shotgun sequence contains the following coding sequences:
- the LOC120293627 gene encoding receptor-like protein 54, whose translation MVHTSLAKPLCHSDESYALMEFKEVFKPIKQITAVFIRRLNHGHLTDMEIAARGKINLPLPKLSYLDISSNLLETTLPTPPPFVNYYNISNNFLFGEIQSICKGRSLVILDLSINSLNGTIPSCLGNIESLSILNLGKNKLEGMIPQAYPKDCTLKLIDLTENRLQGPVPRSLANCVMLEYLNLGYNHILDEFPLGLLELTELKAIILKSNKFHGPIEAYRSRFNFSNLHIMDLSNNNFNGELPSKLMQSFHAMKVIVVQDHLDYIGIWQTYGTSQRSIFAKYEMRLMNKGTEREYSKVPNALMGIDLSNNKFEGHIPDIIGDLKSLILLNLSNNILTGCIPPSLANLTMLESLDLSQNKLSGEIPQHLAHLTFLSSFNVSYNQLSGRIPQGSQFNTFGIDSYAMNEGLCGSPLPKNCITTKDMSPLSPPLDEENGEHSLFDLDWKVVLIGIGVGLMIGVVLGNLIIDEKSRWFLHHAKRMEKRWKRSGRC comes from the exons ATGGTTCACACTTCACTTGCTAAGCCACTATGCCATTCAGATGAGAGCTATGCCTTGATGGAATTCAAGGAAGTTTTCAAACCAATAAAGCAGATTACCGCTGTGTTTATCCGAAGGTTGAATCATGGTCACTTGACGGACATGGAGATTGCTGCTCGTGGGAAG ATCAATTTGCCACTACCCAAGTTGAGCTATCTTGACATTAGTTCTAACTTGCTTGAAACAACACTTCCCACTCCACCTCCATTTGTCAATTATTACAATATCTCCAATAACTTCCTCTTTGGAGAAATTCAATCTATTTGTAAAGGAAGATCCCTCGTCATTCTTGATTTGTCCATCAATAGTCTCAATGGCACAATTCCTTCATGTTTGGGAAACATTGAGTCTTTGTCAATTTTGAATCTTGGGAAAAATAAACTTGAGGGTATGATTCCTCAAGCTTATCCAAAAGATTGTACGTTGAAGCTTATTGATCTCACAGAGAATCGATTGCAAGGGCCTGTACCAAGATCTTTGGCGAATTGTGTGATGCTAGAATATTTGAACCTTGGTTACAATCATATTCTTGATGAGTTCCCTCTAGGGCTATTAGAATTGACAGAGCTGAAAGCTATTATATTGAAGTCCAATAAGTTCCATGGTCCAATAGAAGCATATCGAAGCCGGTTCAACTTCAGCAATTTGCATATCATGGACCTTTCCAACAATAACTTCAATGGTGAACTTCCTTCCAAGTTGATGCAGAGTTTCCATGCCATGAAAGTAATTGTTGTTCAAGATCATTTGGATTATATAGGTATTTGGCAAACTTATGGTACCTCCCAAAGATCAATATTTGCAAAGTATGAAATGAGATTGATGAATAAAGGCACAGAGAGGGAATACTCGAAGGTTCCAAATGCCCTTATGGGAATTGATCTCTCCAATAATAAATTTGAAGGACACATACCTGATATCATTGGAGATTTGAAGTCTCTTATTTTGCTTAACCTTTCAAACAACATTCTTACTGGTTGCATTCCACCTTCCTTGGCAAACTTGACAATGCTCGAATCTTTAGATCTTTCTCAAAACAAGCTGTCAGGAGAGATCCCTCAACATCTAGCCCATCTTACATTCCTTTCATCTTTCAATGTCTCTTATAATCAACTGTCAGGACGAATTCCACAAGGGAGTCAGTTCAACACATTTGGGATAGATTCATATGCCATGAATGAGGGGTTATGTGGAAGTCCTTTGCCAAAAAACTGCATAACGACCAAGGATATGTCACCATTATCACCGCCTCTCGATGAAGAAAATGGCGAACATTCTCTATTCGACTTGGATTGGAAAGTTGTGCTGATTGGCATTGGAGTCGGGTTAATGATTGGTGTTGTGCTAGGGAACTTGATCATTGACGAGAAGAGTAGGTGGTTCTTGCACCATGCCAAGAGAATGGAAAAGAGATGGAAACGATCGGGGAGATGCTGA
- the LOC120286366 gene encoding SH3 domain-containing protein 2-like, with protein MANQNGIDYLIVIVVSSATTRSFPSCGSIFMEEMPRAVARDIRNPSRERGGESGFRPVRARREHGGHQRKQASKLREQVAKQQQAILKQLGHFDADALMVDEDELQCYRQLQNLYNSTRVAKHLQRNIVRGVEGFISISSKQMAIVRKLADDCCNYGVENQGSGSALSRAALSFGTSHNSMESERANLLGTLGDQVSEPLRVVINGAPLEDARHLTRRYDKLRQEVENQAAEVLRRRSRSRDSTQSAESTLKLKSAEARLTELKSAMMALGREATDAMLSVENQQQQITFQRLLKMVDVERDYHRRVVAILEKLHSEMIEEEQSSEPSVTSTTLQRDGEVPLAHEDDKSSISDDHGHIDQYESYFIGKVIHSFDAQAEGELSLSVDDYVIVRQVAPNGWSEGECNGNAGWFPSAYVERQEKAPAKKVLETTSARI; from the exons ATGGCGAATCAAAACGGCATCGATTACCTCATCGTAATCGTCGTTTCTTCTGCTACTACGCGATCCTTCCCTTCATGCGGGTCGATCTTTATGGAAGAGATGCCTCGTGCCGTAGCACGTGATATCAGGAATCCT TCCCGAGAGAGAGGCGGCGAATCGGGCTTCCGGCCCGTGCGCGCGCGTCGGGAGCATGGAGGCCATCAAAGAAAACAGGCCAGCAAGCTGCGGGAGCAAGTCGCCAAGCAGCAGCAG GCAATATTGAAACAACTGGGGCACTTTGATGCTGATGCACTGATGGTTGATGAAGACGAGCTTCAGTGTTACCGGCAACTCCAGAATCTGTACAATTCTACCAGGGTAGCCAAG CATCTACAGAGGAATATTGTTCGAGGCGTTGAAGGTTTCATATCCATAAGCTCAAAGCAAATGGCGATAG TAAGGAAGTTGGCTGATGACTGCTGCAATTATGGAGTTGAGAACCAGGGCTCTGGTTCTGCTCTTTCGAGAGCTGCTCTCTCATTTGGTACTTCGCATAATTCAATGGAAAGCGAGCGAGCGAACTTGCTTGGAACCCTAGGTGATCAG GTTTCCGAGCCTCTACGGGTAGTTATAAATGGAGCTCCTTTGGAAGATGCGCGCCACTTAACTCGCCGCTATGACAAGCTCCGGCAAGAGGTGGAAAACCAG GCAGCTGAAGTTCTGAGAAGGCGATCAAGATCTAGAGATTCGACTCAATCTGCAGAAAGTACCCTGAAGCTTAAAAGTGCAGAAGCAAGATTGACTGAACTTAAATCAGCTATGATGGCACTCGGTAGAGAAGCAACTGATGCTATGTTATCAGTTGAAAATCAACAGCAGCAGATCACTTTCCAGCGTCTCCTTAAAATG GTGGATGTGGAGAGAGACTATCACCGAAGAGTTGTTGCCATCTTAGAGAAGTTACATTCTGAG ATGATAGAGGAAGAGCAATCAAGTGAGCCTTCAGTGACATCAACGACATTGCAGCGAGATGGGGAAGTTCCACTTGCTCATGAGGATGACAAATCAAGCATATCAGATGATCATGGACACATTGATCAGTATGAGAGCTACTTCATTGGAAAA GTCATACACTCATTTGATGCTCAAGCAGAAGGAGAGTTGAGTCTATCTGTTGATGATTATGTCATTGTCCGGCAG GTCGCTCCCAACGGATGGTCGGAAGGCGAATGTAATGGAAATGCCGGGTGGTTTCCTTCTGCTTATGTGGAACGTCAAGAGAAAGCGCCGGCTAAAAAAGTACTGGAAACGACAAGCGCAAGGATCTGA